CTTTACTAAATGGTAAATAATGATAAATAAACTGTATCATACTCGGTGCTGCTTGCCTATCCCATTAGCTGATATTCGACTTTTCTTGAAAAGCTATAACTTTTTCGGGCTCTGCTGCTTTGTACTTTAAGAAGATCATCACACTAATCATCACAATCATTCCTCCCGCTAGCTGAGAAACGGTTGTCATTTCTCCAATTAAGAAATAGGCGAGAATGATGGCACCAATTGGCTCGCCTAAAATAGCCATCGAAATCGTTGTAGCACCTACATACTTTAACAGCCAGTTAAATAAGGCGTGACCAAAAATATTAGGAATAAGCGCTAAAAGCAAAAAGATCCACCAATCTTTTGTGTCATACTGAGTCAGCGATACGTTTGTACAAATATTGTAGACAAATAGAACCAGTCCACCGATTAAAAAAACGGCGAAGCTATAGATGATTGGAGGCATTTTCCTGCATAGATCTTGCCCCGCCAGCATATGAACAGAAACGGCCACTGTACCTAAAACAGAAAGTAAGTCTCCGTAAAGAGCCGTTTTAGATACTCCGATATCGCCCGATGCGATAATCACCGAGCCGCTAACAGCCATTAAAATACTGATGACTCCTACTTTGCTTGTTTTTTCTTTAAATAAAAAATAAGCTCCAATCACTACGAAGACCGGCTCGAGCGCAGTCAAAATCATAGCGCTAGCAACTGTTGTATGTGAAAAAGATTCCATCCAAAACAGAAAGTGAAGCCCTAAAAACACGCCTGATACAGCTAGCATTAGCCATTCTTTTACCGTGCTGTTTTTAAAAAGAATTTTCATTTTTCTCCATGGTAAAAACGGTAAAAATAAAAGGACGGTAAACAGCAGTCTATACATTCCTAAAATAGAAGCAGGCGCATCCGACCATTTAATTAAAATAGAAGAAAAGGAAACGGCTAATACACCGATTAAAAGAAAGACAGGAGGCGGTAAAGGAAGAGTTGATTTATTCATGCCATTGCTCCTTTTAAAATCTCTTTTTTCATATTTACTACGGGAATATTCACTCCCCCTCTACGTACGATTTCTTTTTTCTCTATGTAAAAGCCGATTGATTCATACAAAGCTATATTACGAGAAACACTCATTCTCACCTTGCATGATAAACTTTCCTTACCACACTCTTTAGCGTATGTTTCTAACCATTGAATAAGCCTTTTAGCCAGTCCTTTTCCTTGAAAAGCAGGAATAACAGACAAACGGTAAAAATATAAGCTCGTTTCTTCTAGCGTAAAACGCGCCATCGCTACGGGCTTATTTTCGACGTATAAAATGACAGCTTCTTTTCCATGCTTTAACGATTGCATAATAGATTCCGTTGTTTCATCAAGAGCACTGGAAGGTGGGACAGAATCGCGATAGACGGAGAAGGCTTGCAGCATAAGATCGTGAACTGTAGCAGCGTCCTCCGGCTGTGCTAAACAGTAGTTCATAAATTTTACCTTCTTTCTATAAAAATTAAGTATATCGAATTATTATACAACACCACCTATTTTTTTCCTACACCTTTTATTGATTTTTATTAAGGAGAATAACCTCTTTTTAAGCTCTTATACCTTCTTAGCTTTACTCCATTAAACTATTAATTCATTAGCACACACTCTTGAGAACTTTTTGTCGAAATGGTTAAAATTCTGTTGGGAGGGAATTATCATGACATTTTCTTGGCTTATACCTTACATAGCCGTGTCACTTATCATTGTCTTAATACCAGGACAAGACATGATTTTTGTAATGACACAAAGTATTGCTTCAGGCGTCAAAGCAGGCATCAAAACCGTACTGGGATCCATTACGGGAACATTTGTACATACTCTTTTAGCCGCAGTGGGGCTATCTATTATCTTTCAAAAATCAATTATTGCCTTTACGATTCTAAAGGTTGTAGGTGTTCTGTACCTGCTGTTTTTAGCCTACCAATCGTTTCGCGAAAAAAGCGGTCCGTTGGAATTAACAGAAAACGTTCAGCACCACCATCACTTTAGAAAAGGATTTGTTAGCAACTTAACCAATCCAAAAGTAGCTATTTTCTTCATTACGTTCTTACCACAGTTTGTTAATTCGTCTCTTGGACATGTAAGTTTGCAGATGATTTTGTTTGGGATCATCTTTATCGCCGAAACGCTCATCATCTTTTCACTTATTGCGCTATTTGCTTCTGGCCTTGGGAAAAAAGTCAAAAAAAGCCGTATCTTTCAGCACACATTAAAATATGTAAAAGGAACCGTTTTTGGGGTACTTGGCCTAAAACTTTTATTTTCTAGCAACAATTAAGTAAAACAAAATGAAATTTCTTTCATCCCTGCTGTTATCACCTTTTCATACCCGCTTCATTTGTCATATCACCCTATTTTTCCATGTGAGGTTAGTTGACAAAAGACCAAAATTATTATTTTATATATATATAAGGTTCAGATTTAGCAACAAGATTCGACAAGGATAATGAAGAAAAACAGCGGGGAAATAGGGAGATCTATCTAAATAGAGGGAAAATTCTATAAATTCACGTTT
The genomic region above belongs to Priestia megaterium and contains:
- a CDS encoding LysE family translocator — encoded protein: MTFSWLIPYIAVSLIIVLIPGQDMIFVMTQSIASGVKAGIKTVLGSITGTFVHTLLAAVGLSIIFQKSIIAFTILKVVGVLYLLFLAYQSFREKSGPLELTENVQHHHHFRKGFVSNLTNPKVAIFFITFLPQFVNSSLGHVSLQMILFGIIFIAETLIIFSLIALFASGLGKKVKKSRIFQHTLKYVKGTVFGVLGLKLLFSSNN
- a CDS encoding GNAT family N-acetyltransferase codes for the protein MNYCLAQPEDAATVHDLMLQAFSVYRDSVPPSSALDETTESIMQSLKHGKEAVILYVENKPVAMARFTLEETSLYFYRLSVIPAFQGKGLAKRLIQWLETYAKECGKESLSCKVRMSVSRNIALYESIGFYIEKKEIVRRGGVNIPVVNMKKEILKGAMA
- a CDS encoding DMT family transporter — encoded protein: MNKSTLPLPPPVFLLIGVLAVSFSSILIKWSDAPASILGMYRLLFTVLLFLPFLPWRKMKILFKNSTVKEWLMLAVSGVFLGLHFLFWMESFSHTTVASAMILTALEPVFVVIGAYFLFKEKTSKVGVISILMAVSGSVIIASGDIGVSKTALYGDLLSVLGTVAVSVHMLAGQDLCRKMPPIIYSFAVFLIGGLVLFVYNICTNVSLTQYDTKDWWIFLLLALIPNIFGHALFNWLLKYVGATTISMAILGEPIGAIILAYFLIGEMTTVSQLAGGMIVMISVMIFLKYKAAEPEKVIAFQEKSNIS